A single genomic interval of Juglans regia cultivar Chandler chromosome 1, Walnut 2.0, whole genome shotgun sequence harbors:
- the LOC109009397 gene encoding casein kinase 1-like protein 1 codes for MEHRVGNRFRLGRKIGSGSFGEIYLGTNIQTNEDVAIKLENVKTKHPQLLYESKLYRILQGGTGIPNVRWFGVEGDYNVLVMDLLGPSLEDLVNFCSRKLSLKTVLMLADQMINRVEFVHSKSFLHRDIKPDNFLMGLGRRANQVYIIDFGLAKKYRDSSTHQHIPYRENKNLTGTARYASMNTHLGIEQSRRDDLESLGYVLMYFLRGSLPWQGLKAGTKKQKYDKISEKKVSTSIEALCRGYPTEFASYFHYCRSLRFDDKPDYAYLKRIFRDLFIREGFQFDYVFDWTILKYQQSQLATPPVRAIGAGAGTSAGMPTAIANADRQTGVEDGRAAGLSPMDSSRRRISGPALNSGAFTRQRSPLVNDSAISNNVVLSNSNNLGLPSGSSRRAAVSSSRDAFVESESDPSQSRTTEASPGAAHRISSGQRNLPVGSSDPRRTPTGRNTSRNYEGALRGIGTLQLDN; via the exons GAAAATGTCAAGACAAAGCATCCTCAGCTGCTATATGAGTCAAAGTTATACAGAATCTTACAGGGAGGAA CTGGAATTCCAAATGTGAGATGGTTTGGAGTGGAGGGAGACTATAATGTTTTGGTGATGGATTTGCTTGGACCCAGTCTTGAAGATCTTGTTAACTTCTGCAGTAGGAAGCTTTCTTTGAAGACAGTTCTTATGCTTGCAGATCAAATG ATTAATCGTGTTGAATTTGTTCATTCTAAATCATTTCTGCATCGAGATATCAAGCCTGACAACTTTCTAATGGGCTTGGGAAGGCGTGCAAATCAG GTGTACATCATTGATTTTGGTCTGGCAAAGAAATATAGAGACAGTTCAACCCATCAACACATTCCTTACAG AGAAAACAAGAATTTGACTGGAACTGCTAGATATGCAAGTATGAACACTCACCTTGGTATAG AACAAAGCCGGAGGGATGATTTAGAATCCCTTGGATATGTCCTTATGTACTTCTTGAGAGGAAG TCTTCCTTGGCAGGGACTGAAAGCAGGAACTAAGAAACAGAAGTATGACAAAATTAGTGAAAAGAAAGTTTCTACCTCAATTGAG GCCTTGTGTCGGGGGTATCCAACAGAATTTGCATCATACTTCCACTATTGTCGCTCCTTACGATTTGATGACAAACCAGATTATGCTTATCTGAAAAGAATATTTCGTGACCTTTTTATCCGTGAag GCTTCCAGTTCGATTATGTATTTGATTGGACCATTTTGAAGTATCAGCAATCACAGCTGGCCACTCCCCCAGTCCGTGCCATT GGTGCTGGTGCTGGAACGAGTGCTGGAATGCCCACTGCCATTGCCAATGCTGATAGACAGACAG GTGTGGAGGACGGGCGAGCAGCTGGTTTGTCTCCAATGGATTCTTCACGAAGGAGAATATCAGGACCTGCTTTGAATTCTGGAGCTTTTACAAGGCAGAGAAGTCCACTTGTTAATGATTCAGCCATTTCGAACAATGTTGTG TTATCAAACTCCAATAATTTGGGATTGCCAAGTGGATCATCAAGACGAGCTGCTGTTTCTAGCAGCCGTGATGCATTTGTTGAGAGTGAGTCAGATCCCAGTCAATCTCGTACTACTGAGGCGAGCCCTGGAGCAGCGCACAGAATTTCAAGTGGGCAAAGGAATTTACCAGTTGGGTCTTCAGATCCCAGGCGTACACCGACTGGGAGAAATACCTCACGGAACTATGAAGGTGCTCTCAGAGGCATCGGGACCCTGCAGTTAGACAATTGA